The sequence below is a genomic window from Nakaseomyces glabratus chromosome F, complete sequence.
CCACAGCTCTTTGTTTAGCGGACTTTATCTTGGaataaaaatcaatttGGCTTGGTGCTAGACCCAATTTGTAGTTGAACTCCATGTCTCTCATAGTGAACCCTGGAACTTTGCTTTGAGAAGCTATGTCAGATTTACGTTTGGCATATATCTTATCCAAGATACTCTCTTGGTTATTGCCAGTTGAGGTGTTTTTTTCGTTGGCTTCGTATTCATCCCAAGTACCACCTGTAACTTttagaatattttgaatcATCAAATGACCTTCTTCGGTTAGGATAGACTCTGGATGGAACTGTACACCTTCTATAGTATACTTCTTATGTCTTACACCCATGATAATACCCTGTTCAGTTCTTGCTGTGACTTCTAAGACATCTGGCAACGATTCAGGAGTACCAGCCAATGAATGGTATCTGGTTACTGCCACACCTTGAGGAacatttttgaagaagccTTTATTATCGTGGAATATTGGGGATGTCTTACCATGGACAATTTCACCAGCATAGGCGACCTCACCGCCAAAAACTTCAAACATACATTGCTGGCCCATACAGACACCAAAGATAGGTAGTTTACCAGCAAATTGTCTAATAGCATCTCGAGAGATACCAGAATCAGTAGATGGATGACCGGGTCCAGGAGAAATAACTAGAACATCTGGTTTTAACGCCACAACCTCATCGACAGTAACTTTATCATTACGGAAAACTTGGACATCTGCACCTTCCTGGCACAGATACTCGTAGATATTCCAAGTGAAGGAGTCATAATTATCGATCAATACAACTCTTTTCATCTCTAGGTAATTTTTTAAACgtatagttttttttttggttttgcCGTCAATCACCCAATGTTTGCTGTATTACGGCTAATATAACAATTAACTTAAAAGAGACTGACTACTCCTGAAATGCTATACTTACTTGAAATCTGGTAgtttcaatatttgattgCCACAGATCAAGCCATTATATAAtacttaaaaaaaaataggcTGGCCCTATTGATTGACTCACACAGTTGATGACCaaactgaaatttttcaggtGAAAACTTGGATAGCTTCTATGAAACAGTCGCACAAATCCCATCTCATAcatgttgaaaaaaaatattcagaaAATCTGTTcatcaagctcatcgcattgAACTGAAGCTCACAAATTTGATAGTACCTAATATGACCTTATTATTGTCACTAATTCTAAGGTACACTGTAGATGTTACATTTTGCGCATCTGGCGTTCTGTAAACTGCTTACCGGTATCGAGAACCTTGGTCAATTTCACTTGTGCGAGAAAATACATTTTTGTAACTTTGTTGTTCATATAGGTTTGTCTGCATGTATAAAATgcattcatttttttactcATCATATTGAGCTTAAGAGTCGAAATAATTTAGAACAAGGGTTATGTAAATTTTGCCCTCCTTGATATATTGTAAAATCGAATATAGCAGCTAGAATTTTGTTTACTTATTCTGGGATTTAATTACAAATTAAAGAATGCAGAAGCAACGCTTAGCAATAATACgattttataaatttttagCAAGCAGGTTAGGTTTTAGAAGTAGGGAAGCTAGAGTATTACGCTTATAATAAGGTGGAATACATCTATCTATGTATTAAAATAGCACAATGATTATCCAACTTAATATGgaaattttataaatagAGATTATGGCTTATACACAAATATTGTCGTACAATCTGATTCCCTCGTCCCAAAGATTTTGTTGCTGATCTGTTCGATATTTTGTGAAGACCAAAAGCCTAGGCTAGTGGACTATCAGTTAGGCAAGCAAGAGTAGCAAACATAGTTAAGTCTCACAGAGGGCAGACAAATTACAAACCGTGAGCTCTAACTAGTTGGTACTTCACATATATACATATCTTTCTCGCTGATTGTTAGGCTTTCTGATccttcatcaatattgcGAAcgcaaagaaaaaggacGTGTTGTTTTTTGTAAGATCAATTTACAAATCAGCTCTTCTATAATAGGTTAATTGAGGAGAAGTGGTATAACCAACATCATAAGGTAAGAATATGTCTGGTATTATTGATGCTTCATCTACCCTTAGGAAGCGTAAGCATTTAAAAAGAGGTATTAGCTTCACGTTGATGATAGTAGGCCAATCAGGATGTGGTAGATCAACTTTTATCAACACATTGTGTGGTCAACAAGTCGTTGACGTTTCAACAACAGTTATGTTGCCAACTGATACTTCTACAGAAATTGAACTGCAATTAAGAGAGGAGACTGTAGAActagaagatgatgaaggtgTGAAAATTCAGCTTAATATCGTTGATACACCCGGTTTTGGTGATTCCTTAGACAATAGGAAGtcatttgatattatttctGATTATATTCGTCACCAATACGATGAAATATTGTTGGAAGAGAGTAGAGTTCGTAGAAATCCGAGATTCAAAGATGGTAGAGCACATTGTTGTCTGTATATGATTGTGCCTACTGGCCATGGTTTAAAAGAGATGGATATTGAGTTTATGAGACAATTAGGTACATTGGTTAATATTATCCCTGTGATTAGTAAAGCCGATTCTTTGACCCAAGAAGAGctaaaattgaataaaaaattaataatggAGGATATTGATCGTCATAATCTACCAATTTATAACTTCCCATTTGATGAGGAAGATATAAGCGAGGAAGATTATGAAACAAACACGTATCTGCGCTCGTTACTTCCTTTCTCTGTTATCGGTTCTAATGAGGTTTTCGATGTCGGTAACTCTACAATGATTAGAGGTAGAAAATATCCATGGGGTATGCTAGACGTGGAAGACACCAGCATTTCTGACTTTGTTGTACTAAGAAATGCTTTGTTAATCTCACATTTACATGACTTAAAGGACTATACACATGAAGTGTTATACGAAAGATACAGAACAGAAGCACTATCAGGGGAAACTAGTTTCAATTTTAGAAATGATATTCCACCGCAATCACTTCCAAGAGGTGATGTATCACATTTACCTCATGGATCGCAATCGCCTATGCCACCTTCTTCGCAAAGTATCACTGGACAAGATGCATCCTCCAGCGACACATACACTGCACGTGAAGAACAAATACGACTAGAGGAAGAAAGACTAAAGgcatttgaagaaagagttCAACAAGAACTAATATTAAAGAGAAAGGAATTGCTTCAAAGAGAGCAAGAACTTAGAGAAATTGAGGAGCGTCTAGAAAGGGAAGCAAAACAAAAGCAAGAACAGGCATACTAAATAGGTGTAAATTTATTCAGAACTCCTTGATGCTTTTCAATGGAgtattattactattataaattataattacttgaataaatataagTGATGTTTACTTGTTGAGATAGGATTTGactatttcattattatttttaaatttgtgttattttatttattttcctAACCATATGaaaccaaaacataaaattgAATGTCAAGTAATAAACCACACAAAGacaatataaaaaagaCCAAAATAATTATGTAAACTTCAAGGATAATCAGTGAAATATTAACGCTATTTACCTATATAGTGTAATTTATGATGCTACTTTTGGTGCTGCTTTCCAGAACTTTTCTCCTTTGTGAGAGATAAAAAATTGAGCTCTTAGAGGGTCTTCTTTGTCAAAGTTTTCCGGAACATTGAATGAAAACTCAggaaaaactaaaatatcACTAACCAATTTAGGACTAGTAATCTTCGTAAAGTCCCTCCAAGTGACTTTCCTATCTAAACCACTCTTAATGAAATCATTTAAATATGTCATTATTGCATCGGTAAACAGAGCAGAACCGGTGAATTTCATTACACTCAAATCATTTCTGACATTAACTGTGCTTAAATCATCTTTGTTGTTTAAAACATGCTCCACTATTTGTGCGACAACCTCTCTCAGTACTGGGTGACCAGGTTTAGCTTGTATAACCCATGTACCGAATTGTAATCTCCTCACATAATGACTTCTCCAATCGACTGCTTGCGCATCATGTTCAATTCCGACAGTTAAACCAATATCACTTGGTTCAACAGTTTCCGGAATCCAGTTTGGAATCGGCTGTAATGGGCTAGTATCAATATCAGCATAAGTACCTCCTCTTGCTAACAAAACCAGatacttgaagaaatcgaTTCTTAAGATATTATCAGGCAATAGTTTATATGCTTCGACTACCTCCGGCACAATTGAATAATAGTGATGAACCAGAGCATTCATCATTTCTGGGGTTAAAATTTCGTGGACAAATCCAggatttttttcttgcCAAGTAGCTTTGACGTGCAGGACTTCTTCAGGTGTTTGTGATCCAGACCAGGTTTGCCAGAGGAACGCCGGAAATCTGCTCTTACCATCGTATTCAAAATTATATGCCAATTTCTCACGCAATGTTGCATCGGTCGAAATTTGTTTCATGTTTCTCAATTTTCTCTCAAGGACTTTCCTTTGTCTCTCAAACTGTTTgctttgttcttcttgttttagttttatATCCTCTGCTAGTTTTGCAAACTTAGCCATTACATCAGCATCGGCCTTCTGATTAGAGTTTGCAACATTTATACTTTGAGTTATCTCTTTTGGTAAGTTTTGCAATATCTTTTGAATATCAGATGCTCTCGCATTGGATGATAGTTTTAAAAGCAATGCAATACCGGCTAAACCAGCtatgagaaagaagaaaattctCAAAATCTTAAAATTAGACCTCTTACGTGCCATTGTCATATATCTGCAATGAGCAACAATTCTATGTGCTTCAAATGCAGGAATTAACCTATTCGAAATATGAACTTAAATTGAAAGTCAAGTTTAGAATATGATCCCTATAACCGATGTAGATGTCTAGCACAGTGTCAAAAAGATCACATCACTGAGCTAATATTAGAATTATACTTTGTTATTGTTCTCAAAGTAGAGTGTatacaaatttttgatCAAGTTGTTTTATCACTATACACTAATGGCCCTATATATAACTATTGATTGCGATGAGTAGAAATATTCATATATCGTATTAATAAGAGAAACAAACGGTGACTATCATCAAAACATACAGTATTGATTCGTGCAAATACAAGGATTATTGACTATTCATTTTAGTTAAATCCATGAATCAGGCGAACAATGACTTGTCTAAAACTTTGAATTCCTTTACAATATTCTTTAGGACATCGTAACTTGCTGTAAGTCTCTTGACCTCTTCGGTTTTGCTTAAGAGCTCTACCTCTTCAGCTTTTAAAGGTAcatttattgatattaaCGCATCTGTTTCAACATCCTTCATTCGTTTTAATGCAAGACAGATTGCCAACGTTTCTCTCATATCCTGTTTACCCCATTTGTGCACAGATTCAGTTAATATGCAAGTAATGGTACCATCTGGCTgagtttctttctttacAGTATCCCAGGCATCTCCACCATTCAATGATGTCACATCTTCAATATGCACATTCAAGgcttcatcatcagaagGAGCCTCCACCATTTGTAATAAGTCAATAATTATACTTTCGTTTTCTGCTAGGCCATCCTCTGCATGAGCACATTCCTGTGGAGTGCGACTATTAACAAATACCTCCTGAGTATCCGGCACTTCCCTTAGCATTGATACATCCATGAACCCTAAAGGCAAAACGGTAGTAATTGCACCACCATAAAGTTGGGTTGTACAGGTAGACATTTCTGTAATTTTGCTTTAGAATTATAAGTGAAATCTATAATCGATGCCTTATTGGTTAGTTTCTGCCTATTGTAAATCAACAATTGGAGTTTCTTCTATGACAGGCCAAGTAACTCATCGCTCTTCATTATGTAAATTCGGCGATACCACTCTGATCACACACCACGCGATTTCATTGGGAAAATGATGCGAGCGCGATGAGGATGGCATCTCAATATATAGTACACACACGTAATTCTTATAAATATTGGCCATACACTAGTTGAAACTTATTCTTATATACTTGGAAAAGtacaatagaaaaatagAACTGTAGTTTATTTAGAAATGAGCTCTGTTTACTTGGTTCCAGCCAAGATTGAACTTGTGGGAAACGCTGGTGTTCCGGAAGAGatcaaatttgaagaagtgGCTCAACTTCGAGGTAAGGAGCTGCATGGTGAGGACTTAATTCAACATCTAGATGGCTATCATGGCCAATTAGTCAAAGATGGTAAAATCGAAGAATTATCTAGTGTAGTTGATTTTGAAAGGGAAGAAGAGATATTCAAGCAGGAACTTAACGCGTTTAAAGAAACAGCAGACATACTTAGTGCACTACACAACTAAAGCAAAAAACTGACTACAATGTTACAAGTAGATACCATAGAAAACAAACAATGTTTAACTGCAAAAAAGAGTGTAAGGTCTAAGCCTAAATCATATGGTCAAGGTTGCACAATGACTAAAAATCTCACTGCGATCACCAAATTCACATGCATACAGGTTTGTTTGAATCCACCTAGTATATCTAACATCTCTGAATTCTAGATGAAGTATAATGAATTCTGAAAGATATCCCAATTGATGTCAACTACAACAGACTATCACAGTTTGCTGGTTTCACGAAGCATTGAACCTGCACACGGCTCTGCGGGTTGCCGTGTGGCATGTGAAATATTTCAATGCCAAAGGGGACTTGGTTGACTCGGGAATAAGTAATCTAAAGTATATATAAGTGAAGCACCAACCTATTTACTAAATTGTGGTATATGTCAAAACGGCCTACCATTAATATTACTGACTCAATTGATAGTGATTTAATACTAGGCAAGGTAAGATGTTTGGTGCTGACTTTGTAGAGGATAAAGTTATCCAGTTTGAGAATTTCGTTGAAGGGCTAATGTACTCTGTGGATTACGATGCTCCATACTTCTACTCTGCGTtacttttcattatatttaacCCATTGTTTTGGAATATAGTGGCAAGGCTGGAATACCACACACATTTCCTAACCAAGATTGCTGGTTCGCCAAAGAGAGGCTGTTATTTCCTTGCAGCCACCATATTTTCTCTAGGTATTGCTAGAGATTTGACATTTGAAAAGGCATTGAGACATCAAGAAGTCTCCCCATTGTTAGACACCCCAAAAATCACAAATATCGGGTACGCGTTTTTAATTGTGGGCCAAATACTAGTGATTTCCTCAATGTACCAGTTGGGTATCACGGGTACTTACTTGGGTGACTATTTCGGTATTTTAATGAATGACAGAGTAACAGCTTTTCCATTTAATGTTTCCAATAACCCAATGTACCAAGGTTCtacattttctttcatcgGTACTTCGCTAATTGCTGGTAAACCAGCAGGATTGATTTTGGCATTCTTTGTACATGCCATGTACTACATGGCTCTAAAGTTTGAGGAACCATTTACAGCTGAAATCTATGCAAAGCGTGATGAGGAGAAAAAGTCTAAGAAACAATAATTAGTTTGACCTGTATAGCTATCTAACTACTATTCCATATACATCATTTCCCAATCCATACCAGAAAACTTTTTAGACACTGTTGGTAGTCGGTTCATCACTAACAATAACTTTTGTATTATAATGTTTATGTATTAATGTTGGTAACCATAAAATTGAACATGAGCTATTggattaaaaaaaatgttagCATCTTCAGGACTGAAGAGTGCCCACAATTGGATAAACAGAATGCCTCCTGTGGGAATTGAACCCACGATCCCCGCATTACGAGTGCGATGCCTTACCACTTGGCCAAAGAGGCAATTATGATTAGTTACTTACTACGTGAAATAACACCTGCTTTGTACAATGCAAGAAAAATAGTGACATACAACTACACGATGAAATCACATGCTCGATGCCTACCCTCTTCCCAGAATCACATTGTTCTAAATCTCCTCAATTATAGCTGTAAATGCGATGAAGATAGGCAAAAGAGTTCATTCGATCGACCAATTGACTTAGTCAAACGAGATAGCATAGCAGGTTTTACCAATAGCAGTAAAATACATAATGAAGTGGCATTTTACCGACTATCTAAAAAGTCCTGCAAATAGGTTATGCATAAGCCAATATTTCACAGCACAACTGCATAGCACCATTTAGTGAAATCAAGCAAAATATGACCAAAACCAATAAAAAGAGTACTAACTCAACTTATTATAATGTAGTGAATAAGGTCAGAAACAAATGTTCCAGTTTTCAACCATAAACTTTCccaagaaaatttttttatttattcctCAAACCTTTTATATTTCTGCAAAACTAAAATTCTTGATCTGACTACGTAATGCCTTCatgagaaaaaagaaagaaggtCATTGCGTCCAAACAGAAGAGTTCCTTTGACGGAAAAATTAGAGCTATCAGCCATTCGATGAGATGGCCATATCACCCTATAGGACAGAGAGAGGTCAGAGTAATGAGACGGTTCGAAAAAATCGTTTTACcatgaaaaaaaaccaGGAGCCATGCGTAGATTATCGTACAATATTAATCTGACATTGTAGCAATGAGAAAAGTGGCTAAATAACAGTAATATTCAGTAGCACAGCTCATCACTTTTCAATATACTTAGCTGGGAGGCTATGTCATCTTAAAAAACTACGCTGAAAAACCTTTAGTACTTTCTATACTTCTCTAcaggtaaaaaaaaactggaATTGGAACACAACCcattgaaaaatgaaagtGAGCATCCACCATTCCTGGAATTGTACACCAAAATAGGAAAATTTTGTTACAACAAGTACACTGATCTCCAACCACTACAGCATCGTATAACGAATTTACTTACGCAATTAATTATTTACCACCCCCCACTCCATACAATAGCAATAACCTGCGATTACTTGGCGTACAAAACTTAACAATTCTGTAGCATGTTTACTTTATAACTATGTTAAAATATGACTAGGaagagaacaatgggaacGTCTATTTCAGGATCATATGGTTCGAAGTACTTATACGATCGCTTCTGCTCTAGATTAGTAGTGCCCATTCTCCGCATAAAAAATCATTCATTGTACTCTATAAACTTCATGTAGCGTTGTATTAGTCCGCTTCAACTCGTACCTTAGTTCTTCCTGATCTAGTAAGTGAGGgtccaaaaaaatattcctACCCGCTTTCGCATTGTTTGACAGTATATATACGCATATTtctaaaaagaaagaagctaTACAGATTTGTAATTATGCTCTGTTATTTATTCACAGCTGTGTTATAGTATTGCTATGCTTACCAAGTGCACATTTGCTCTGTGGAGttcatttttatattattccTCCCACCCCCAAGAACTGCAAAGTATAGTACTGATTAGCAAGCCATCTATGAAAAACTAGTACCCATGAAATATCATTTAATGTGTTCGTTTGTATCCTGCTCTATAGTCTAAATTCGctatattatctttttcaactttctctctcaaaaaaaagcaaCGAAAGTAGTTTTTATGCCTCCCAATGCGGCACTTTCTGTGGAGATGGGCACAGTcctgatgaagaaatttgaaattctagctcatcgcaaaatttttttttcattgtatAATACACATGGATAGTGGTGACATGGCAAGTAGTCCAGTTAGTTGTGATATATAATCTCTATCTATTTCACCATTGATGACCTGCCTAACTGTTTGTAGTTTATTGATTTGAAGTTATCATtagcatttttttaataattcTGAATTCTTTCTGTATAGAAAAGAGCATAATTTATATAACCATAACGAGAAATGTCTACCAATTTTGAAAAGCACTTTGAAGAAAACGTCGATGACTGTAACTTGGAGCAACTAAGAGACATCTTGGTTAACAAGGAAGGTAAGAGTGCTCTTGCCAACAGATTTAGAGCTCTGTTCAACTTGAAGACTGCTGCTTCCGAATTTGAAGCCAACCCATCTGATGCTGAAAAGGCAGTGCAATACATGGGTGAGACTTTCGGTGACAACAGTGAATTGTTGAAGCATGAAGTTGCTTACGTCTTGGGTCAAACCAAGAACCTAAAGGCTGCTCCACTACTTAGAAAGACTATGTTGGATCTAGCTCAACAACCAATGGTCAGACATGAAGCAGCTGAAGCTTTGGGTGCCCTAGGTGACAAAGATTCTTTAGAAGACCTTGAAAAATGTCTGAAGAACGATCCTCATGTTGCTGTTAGAGAAACTTGTGAGTTGGCTATTGCTAGAATCAACTGGCAACACAGTGATGCTCCAACCAAGGAAAGCCTACAACAGTCTCTATATTCCAGTATTGACCCAGCTCCTCCTCTAGCTCTAGAGAAGGAGTACGACTTGGAAGAACTAAAGAAGCTCCTGAACGACCAAGAAAAACCTCTATTCTTGAGATACAGAGCTATGTTCAGATTGAGAGATATCGGCACTGACGAGGCCGTTCTAGCGTTGGCCAGTGGTTTCAATGACCCATCTGCTCTATTCAAGCACGAAATTGCTTACGTTTTTGGCCAAATGGGTTCTACCGCCGCCGTCCCATCTTTGACTGAAGTTTTGGGCCGTAAAGAAGAGGCCCCAATGGTTAGACACGAAGCCGCTGAAGCTTTGGGTGCCATTGCTTCTGAAGACGCTCTTCCTATCTTAAAGCAATATTTGAATGATGAAGTCGATGTTGTCAGAGAGTCTGCTATTGTTGCTTTGGATATGTGGGAATACGAAAACAGCAACGAGTTGGAATATGCTCCAGCCTAATTCAACACTCCCTCACACTTTTAATGCTTCCCCTTTCATTTTCTTAAACAAAGACGTTTCTATTGAATGGTTTAATTAATACCATTCCAAATACTCAATTTaattttcaaatgctgGTTCACCTATTTCTGAatcaattatttatttcatttcataCTTGTATGTTTTCTTATGTATAGCTTTTGATAGAATAATCATGAAAACAGATAGCCGTTGTTAATATACTAAGCACTTTCATTGGTCATTAGGGAGATATCTCTTTATCTTCGTGCTTGAATATTATAAGGATTAAGTCTGGTCATTCTAATCTTTAAGCTTGCATCAGCTATAACCTGATAATGCAGTCATATACAGTTATTAACCTATCAGTCACGTGatgcttttttttattatctaaaaatgaaaaatttgaaacaatttgCGATGATCCGCCCATCACATATGCAAAACTCAGAGCTgcttttatttatttcaatcGCTTACCAGACACTATTATTAGTCAATAGAATTTAGATAGGATTTCACAAACAAACTCAAAAAACATTCAAAGCAGAGAAAATGGCGCCAACTGAAATCACTTTTGTCACTGGCAATGCcaacaaattgaaagagGTACAGATGCTGCTAGCAGCTGAAGACAAAAAAGGCTCCATCACCTTAAAGAATGAGCCACTTGATTTGGATGAACTGCAAGATGTTGACTTAAAGGCAATTGCACTAACAAAATGTAAACAAGCTGTCAAAGAACTAGGTGTCGGTACCCCAGTATTTGTGGAAGAC
It includes:
- the TRP3 gene encoding bifunctional anthranilate synthase/indole-3-glycerol-phosphate synthase (CAGL0F00253g~Ortholog(s) have anthranilate synthase activity, indole-3-glycerol-phosphate lyase activity, phosphoribosylanthranilate isomerase activity, role in tryptophan biosynthetic process and cytosol localization), which translates into the protein MKRVVLIDNYDSFTWNIYEYLCQEGADVQVFRNDKVTVDEVVALKPDVLVISPGPGHPSTDSGISRDAIRQFAGKLPIFGVCMGQQCMFEVFGGEVAYAGEIVHGKTSPIFHDNKGFFKNVPQGVAVTRYHSLAGTPESLPDVLEVTARTEQGIIMGVRHKKYTIEGVQFHPESILTEEGHLMIQNILKVTGGTWDEYEANEKNTSTGNNQESILDKIYAKRKSDIASQSKVPGFTMRDMEFNYKLGLAPSQIDFYSKIKSAKQRAVVLSEIKRASPSKGDICIDALATEQGLRYARAGASAISVLTEPHWFKGSLQDLINIRRALDIEFKTHPEDRPCLLRKEFIFSEYQILEARLAGADTVLLIVKMLGEEELKRLYNYSKTLGMEPLVEVNCEKELEKALSLDAKVIGVNNRDLHSFNVDLNTTSSLINSVPAETMLIALSGITSPSDADKYKEEGVRGFLVGEALMRTSEPESFIKALCQ
- the CDC11 gene encoding septin CDC11 (CAGL0F00275g~Ortholog(s) have GTP binding, phosphatidylinositol-4-phosphate binding, phosphatidylinositol-5-phosphate binding, structural molecule activity); this encodes MSGIIDASSTLRKRKHLKRGISFTLMIVGQSGCGRSTFINTLCGQQVVDVSTTVMLPTDTSTEIELQLREETVELEDDEGVKIQLNIVDTPGFGDSLDNRKSFDIISDYIRHQYDEILLEESRVRRNPRFKDGRAHCCLYMIVPTGHGLKEMDIEFMRQLGTLVNIIPVISKADSLTQEELKLNKKLIMEDIDRHNLPIYNFPFDEEDISEEDYETNTYLRSLLPFSVIGSNEVFDVGNSTMIRGRKYPWGMLDVEDTSISDFVVLRNALLISHLHDLKDYTHEVLYERYRTEALSGETSFNFRNDIPPQSLPRGDVSHLPHGSQSPMPPSSQSITGQDASSSDTYTAREEQIRLEEERLKAFEERVQQELILKRKELLQREQELREIEERLEREAKQKQEQAY
- the HOC1 gene encoding alpha-1,6-mannosyltransferase (CAGL0F00297g~Ortholog(s) have alpha-1,6-mannosyltransferase activity and role in cell wall biogenesis, conidiophore development, conidium formation, hyphal growth, response to fungicide, response to oxidative stress, response to salt stress), whose protein sequence is MTMARKRSNFKILRIFFFLIAGLAGIALLLKLSSNARASDIQKILQNLPKEITQSINVANSNQKADADVMAKFAKLAEDIKLKQEEQSKQFERQRKVLERKLRNMKQISTDATLREKLAYNFEYDGKSRFPAFLWQTWSGSQTPEEVLHVKATWQEKNPGFVHEILTPEMMNALVHHYYSIVPEVVEAYKLLPDNILRIDFFKYLVLLARGGTYADIDTSPLQPIPNWIPETVEPSDIGLTVGIEHDAQAVDWRSHYVRRLQFGTWVIQAKPGHPVLREVVAQIVEHVLNNKDDLSTVNVRNDLSVMKFTGSALFTDAIMTYLNDFIKSGLDRKVTWRDFTKITSPKLVSDILVFPEFSFNVPENFDKEDPLRAQFFISHKGEKFWKAAPKVAS
- the MOG1 gene encoding Ran GTPase-binding protein MOG1 (CAGL0F00319g~Ortholog(s) have Ran GTPase binding activity, role in poly(A)+ mRNA export from nucleus, protein import into nucleus and cytosol, nucleus localization), producing MSTCTTQLYGGAITTVLPLGFMDVSMLREVPDTQEVFVNSRTPQECAHAEDGLAENESIIIDLLQMVEAPSDDEALNVHIEDVTSLNGGDAWDTVKKETQPDGTITCILTESVHKWGKQDMRETLAICLALKRMKDVETDALISINVPLKAEEVELLSKTEEVKRLTASYDVLKNIVKEFKVLDKSLFA
- a CDS encoding uncharacterized protein (CAGL0F00341g~Protein of unknown function) — protein: MSSVYLVPAKIELVGNAGVPEEIKFEEVAQLRGKELHGEDLIQHLDGYHGQLVKDGKIEELSSVVDFEREEEIFKQELNAFKETADILSALHN
- the OPI3 gene encoding bifunctional phosphatidyl-N-methylethanolamine N-methyltransferase/phosphatidyl-N-dimethylethanolamine N-methyltransferase (CAGL0F00363g~Ortholog(s) have phosphatidyl-N-dimethylethanolamine N-methyltransferase activity, phosphatidyl-N-methylethanolamine N-methyltransferase activity and role in cleistothecium development, phosphatidylcholine biosynthetic process), encoding MFGADFVEDKVIQFENFVEGLMYSVDYDAPYFYSALLFIIFNPLFWNIVARLEYHTHFLTKIAGSPKRGCYFLAATIFSLGIARDLTFEKALRHQEVSPLLDTPKITNIGYAFLIVGQILVISSMYQLGITGTYLGDYFGILMNDRVTAFPFNVSNNPMYQGSTFSFIGTSLIAGKPAGLILAFFVHAMYYMALKFEEPFTAEIYAKRDEEKKSKKQ
- the LIA1 gene encoding deoxyhypusine monooxygenase (CAGL0F00407g~Ortholog(s) have deoxyhypusine monooxygenase activity) — its product is MSTNFEKHFEENVDDCNLEQLRDILVNKEGKSALANRFRALFNLKTAASEFEANPSDAEKAVQYMGETFGDNSELLKHEVAYVLGQTKNLKAAPLLRKTMLDLAQQPMVRHEAAEALGALGDKDSLEDLEKCLKNDPHVAVRETCELAIARINWQHSDAPTKESLQQSLYSSIDPAPPLALEKEYDLEELKKLLNDQEKPLFLRYRAMFRLRDIGTDEAVLALASGFNDPSALFKHEIAYVFGQMGSTAAVPSLTEVLGRKEEAPMVRHEAAEALGAIASEDALPILKQYLNDEVDVVRESAIVALDMWEYENSNELEYAPA